Proteins encoded by one window of Epinephelus moara isolate mb chromosome 18, YSFRI_EMoa_1.0, whole genome shotgun sequence:
- the LOC126406152 gene encoding cytochrome P450 2K1-like, whose translation MLQSPSKAFDNTQTINYAASNVISAIMFGKRFVYKDPVFHVMLERDHESIRLSGSASIQIYNVFPWLGPCLKNWRVLMKNAEDYRNDVRRLIAELKETLNPEMCRCFVDAFLTRKMNLEESEIKDSHYHDDNLHYSVMNLFAAGTDTTAYTLKWCLLFIAKYPHFQDRVQEELDRVVGSCQVRVEDRKNLPYTDAVIHESQRFANITSPLALPHKTSQDVTFQGYFIKEGTTVFPLLTSVLHDESEWETPHTFNPSHFLDKEGKFIRRDAFMPFSAGRRACLGESLARMELFLFFTSLLQRFRFTPPPGVTEDELDLTPVVGFTLRPSPHELCAFSRQ comes from the exons ATGTTGCAGTCCCCCA GTAAAGCCTTCGACAACACCCAGACAATTAACTATGCTGCTTCAAATGTTATATCAGCCATCATGTTTGGAAAGAGGTTTGTGTACAAAGATCCTGTCTTCCACGTTATGTTGGAGAGAGACCACGAGTCTATCCGTCTGAGTGGATCAGCATCCATCCAG ATATACAATGTGTTTCCTTGGCTCGGTCCTTGTCTTAAAAACTGGAGGGTTTTGATGAAGAATGCAGAGGACTACAGGAATGACGTGAGACGCTTGATAGCAGAGCTGAAGGAGACTCTGAACCCTGAGATGTGCAGATGCTTTGTTGATGCATTCCTGACCCGTAAGATGAATCTGGAG GAGTCTGAAATCAAGGATTCACACTATCATGATGACAACCTTCACTACAGTGTGATGAATCTGTTTGCAGCTGGGACTGACACTACAGCATATACTCTTAAGTGGTGTTTGCTTTTCATTGCTAAGTACCCGCATTTTCA AGACCGggtccaggaggagctggacaggGTGGTTGGAAGCTGTCAGGTTCGAGTAGAGGACAGGAAGAACCTGCCGTACACTGATGCTGTCATTCATGAGTCACAAAGATTTGCTAACATT ACGTCACCTTTGGCCCTTCCTCACAAAACCAGCCAAGACGTCACCTTCCAGGGCTACTTTATCAAAGAG GGGACTACTGTGTTTCCTCTTCTTACTTCTGTTCTGCATGATGAGAGCGAATGGGAGACGCCACACACTTTCAACCCTTCCCACTTCCTGGATAAGGAGGGTAAATTTATTAGGAGAGACGCCTTCATGCCCTTTTCTGCAG GTCGCAGGGCATGTCTTGGGGAAAGTCTGGCCAGAATGGAGCTGTTCCTCTTCTTCACCTCTCTCCTTCAGCGCTTTCGTTTCACTCCTCCACCTGGAGTCACAGAGGATGAACTGGATCTGACACCAGTTGTGGGCTTCACCCTCAGACCTTCACCTCATGAGCTGTGTGCTTTCAGTCGCCAGTGA
- the LOC126405688 gene encoding cytochrome P450 2K1-like — protein MIEDLFQSSTSVSLLVAIVGLLVLHLFYSSFSSQDKKREPPGPKPLPLLGNLLHVDLKRLDSSLLNLSKKYGPVFTVYFGQKKVVVLTGYRTVKQALINHAEEFGDRAVTPIFYDFNRGHGIIFSNGDSWKEMRRFALTTLRDFGMGKRSSEGKIIEECRYLIEEFEQHEGKAFDNSHTINYAASNIISAIIFGKRFEYKDPVFHVMLKRDHETIRLTGSASIQIYNVIPWLGPCLKNWRVLMKNVEDNKEEIKSKVAELKETLNPEMCRCFVDAFLIRKMNLEESEIKDSHYHDDNLLYSVLNLFAAGTDTMGYTLQWCLLFMAKYPHFQDRVQEELDRVVGSRQVGVEDRKNLPYTDAVIHESQRLANIVPLAIPHKTSQDVTFQGYFIKEGTIVFPLLTSVLYDESEWETPHTFNPSHFLDKEGKFIRKDAFMPFSAGRRACLGESLARMELFLFFTSLLQRFHFTPPPGVTVDELDLTPAVGFTLGPSPHELCAVSRQ, from the exons ATGATTGAAGATCTCTTCCAGTCCTCCACTTCAGTCTCCCTGTTGGTGGCCATCGTGGGCCTGCTGGTCCTCCATCTTTTCTACTCCAGCTTCAGCTCCCAGGACAAGAAGAGGGAGCCTCCAGGACCTAAACCTCTTCCCCTGCTCGGCAACTTGCTTCATGTGGATCTCAAAAGACTCGACAGCTCTCTTCTTAAT CTGTCCAAAAAATATGGACCAGTGTTCACAGTCTACTTCGGACAGAAGAAGGTGGTGGTTCTGACAGGATACAGGACTGTCAAACAGGCTCTGATCAACCACGCTGAGGAGTTTGGAGACCGAGCGGTCACTCCTATATTCTATGATTTCAACAGAGGACATG GCATAATATTTTCCAATGGTGACTCGTGGAAAGAAATGAGGCGTTTTGCTCTAACCACACTGAGAGATTTTGGGATGGGCAAAAGGAGTAGTGAAGGGAAAATCATTGAGGAATGTCGCTACCTGATTGAAGAATTTGAACAACATGAAG GTAAAGCCTTCGACAATTCCCACACAATAAACTATGCTGCTTCAAATATTATATCAGCCATCATATTTGGAAAGAGGTTTGAGTACAAAGATCCTGTCTTCCACGTTATGTTGAAGAGAGACCACGAGACTATCCGTCTGACTGGATCAGCATCCATCCAG ATATACAATGTGATTCCTTGGCTCGGCCCTTGTCTTAAAAACTGGAGGGTGTTGATGAAGAATGTGGAAGACAACAAGGAGGAAATAAAAAGCAAAGTAGCAGAGCTGAAGGAGACTCTGAACCCTGAGATGTGCAGATGCTTTGTAGATGCATTTCTCATCCGTAAGATGAATCTGGAG GAGTCTGAAATCAAGGATTCACACTATCATGATGACAACCTTCTCTACAGTGTGTTGAATCTGTTTGCAGCTGGGACTGATACGATGGGATATACACTTCAGTGGTGCCTCCTGTTTATGGCAAAGTACCCACATTTTCAAG ACCGggtccaggaggagctggacaggGTGGTTGGAAGTCGTCAGGTTGGAGTAGAGGACAGGAAGAACCTGCCGTACACTGATGCTGTCATTCATGAGTCACAAAGACTGGCCAACATCGTCCCGTTGGCCATTCCTCACAAAACCAGCCAAGACGTCACCTTCCAGGGCTACTTTATCAAAGAG GGGACTATTGTGTTTCCTCTTCTCACTTCTGTCCTGTATGATGAGAGCGAATGGGAGACCCCACACACTTTCAACCCTTCCCACTTCCTGGATAAGGAGGGTAAATTTATCAGGAAAGACGCCTTCATGCCCTTTTCTGCAG GTCGCAGGGCGTGTCTTGGGGAAAGTCTGGCCAGAATGGagctcttcctcttcttcacctcTCTCCTTCAGCGCTTTCATTTCACTCCTCCACCTGGAGTCACAGTGGATGAACTGGATCTGACACCAGCTGTGGGCTTCACCCTCGGCCCTTCACCTCATGAGCTGTGTGCCGTCAGTCGCCAGTGA
- the LOC126405690 gene encoding uncharacterized protein LOC126405690, producing the protein MPQPPETYDLTNEKTVMEGQSGGSSAPRRFLTQRPGLSVRSLHPPPRVGIRLPNRSPVPLTSSAPGVAVIRLQTPGGQGATRSEGNPSPQQAVQDTGGRGGLQEQIQTLGSEVRSLGQAVKMLVEQQCCLEREQAQQTHIQKQILSTLQSLAAKLGRCSVVQQQHNKTPSPSGLPTASASTSFSQDTFNFSQGTYTQCSQTQPSYNSLESLENVEAFKLPGLSPSSMNGFPPCSNADNLTLTHTPPQTQQYAAAYPQQNSQTLMPPYTQSYVPTYSQSHSQTFRASESKTSDYPSSCSARTLQDCSVSTQPVMNSNHSSQDQQINIIKVEGP; encoded by the exons ATGCCACAACCACCTGAAACTTACGATCTGACGAATGAAAAG ACTGTTATGGAAGGCCAGTCCGGTGGAAGCAGTGCCCCCAGGCGTTTCCTCACACAGAGACCAGGTCTGTCTGTCCGTTCTCTTCACCCTCCCCCTCGGGTCGGCATTCGTCTTCCTAACCGGTCACCGGTACCTTTAACATCCTCAGCTCCTGGGGTTGCCGTCATCCGTCTGCAGACCCCTGGAGGCCAGGGCGCCACTCGTAGTGAGGGGAACCCGAGCCCCCAGCAGGCAGTCCAGGACACGGGAGGGAGAGGCGGCCTACAGGAACAGATTCAGACCCTGGGCTCTGAAGTGCGCAGCTTGGGTCAGGCAGTGAAGATGCTGGTGGAGCAGCAGTGCTGCCTGGAGAGGGAGCAGGCGCAGCAGACGCACATTCAGAAGCAGATCCTCAGCACTCTACAGAGCCTCGCTGCCAAATTGGGACGTTGTAGCGttgtccagcagcagcacaacaaaaCTCCATCACCCTCTGGTTTGCCAACAGCGTCTGCATCTACCTCTTTCAGCCAAGACACCTTCAACTTCAGTCAAGGCACTTATACTCAGTGCAGCCAAACTCAGCCAAGCTACAACTCCTTAGAGAGTTTAGAAAACGTAGAGGCCTTTAAACTGCCAGGACTGAGCCCTTCAAGCATGAACGGGTTTCCGCCATGTAGCAACGCTGATAACCTCACACTTACTCACACTCCCCCTCAAACACAACAATATGCAGCGGCGTACCCACAGCAAAACAGTCAAACACTCATGCCACCCTACACACAGTCCTACGTCCCCACATACAGCCAGTCACATTCTCAGACTTTCAGAGCATCAGAAAGTAAAACTTCAGATTACCCAAGCAGCTGCTCAGCAAGGACTCTCCAGGACTGCAGCGTGTCCACACAGCCGGTGATGAACTCTAACCATTCTTCACAGGATCAGCAGATCAATATTATCAAAGTGGAAGGACCTTAA
- the LOC126405686 gene encoding cytochrome P450 2K1-like isoform X1, which translates to MLRFVSLCQSRGEVFSILPQLFTGTIMLEDLFQSSTSVSLLVAIMGLLVLHRFYSSFNSRDNKREPPGPKPLPLLGNLLQLDLKRLDSSLVDLSKKYGPVFTVYFGWKKVVVLAGYRTVKQALVNHAEEFGDREITPIFYDFNKGHGIIFSNGGSWKEMRHFALTTLRDFGMGKRISEGKIIEECRYLIEEFEQHEGKAFNNTQAIDYAAANIITAIMFGKRFDYRDPVLHTIFDREHESVRLTGSASIQIYNLFPWLGPCLKNWRALMRNGEDYRNDVRRLIAELKETLNPEMCRCFVDAFLTRMMNLEESEIKDSHYHDDNLHYSVMNLLTAGTDTTAYTLQWCLLFMAKYPHFQDRVQEELDRVVGSRQVGVEDRKNLPYTDAVIHESQRFANIGPLALPHKTSQDVTFQGYFIKEGTTVFPLLTSVLYDESEWETPHTFNPSHFLDKEGKFIRRDAFMPFSAGRRACLGESLARTELFLFFTSLLQRFRFTPPPGVTEDELDLTPAVSLILNPLPHELCAVSRQ; encoded by the exons ATGTTGAGATTCGTTTCGCTCTGTCAGAGCCGCGGAGAAGTTTTCTCAATCCTTCCTCAATTGTTCACTG GTACGATCATGTTAGAAGATCTCTTCCAGTCCTCCACCTCAGTCTCCCTGTTGGTGGCCATCATGGGTCTGCTGGTCCTCCACCGTTTCTACTCCAGCTTCAACTCCCGAGACAATAAGAGAGAGCCTCCAGGACCTAAACCTCTACCGCTGCTTGGTAACTTGCTTCAGTTGGATCTCAAGCGACTCGACAGCTCTCTTGTTGAT CTGTCCAAAAAATATGGACCAGTGTTCACAGTCTACTTTGGATGGAAGAAGGTGGTGGTCCTGGCAGGATACAGGACTGTCAAACAGGCTCTGGTCAACCACGCTGAGGAGTTTGGAGACCGAGAGATCACTCCCATATTCTATGATTTCAACAAAGGACATG GCATAATATTTTCCAATGGTGGCTCATGGAAAGAAATGAGGCATTTTGCTCTAACCACATTGAGAGATTTTGGGATGGGCAAAAGGATTAGTGAAGGGAAAATCATTGAGGAATGTCGCTACCTGATTGAAGAATTTGAACAACATGAAG GTAAAGCCTTCAACAACACCCAGGCAATTGATTATGCAGCTGCAAACATTATCACAGCCATCATGTTTGGAAAGAGGTTTGACTATAGAGATCCTGTCTTGCACACTATCTTTGACAGAGAACACGAGTCTGTCCGTCTGACTGGATCAGCATCCATCCAG ATATACAACCTGTTTCCTTGGCTCGGGCCTTGTCTTAAAAACTGGAGGGCTTTGATGAGGAATGGGGAGGACTACAGGAATGACGTAAGACGCTTGATAGCAGAGCTGAAGGAGACTCTGAACCCTGAGATGTGCAGATGCTTTGTTGATGCATTCCTGACCCGTATGATGAATCTGGAG GAGTCTGAAATCAAGGATTCGCACTATCATGACGACAACCTTCACTACAGTGTGATGAATCTGCTCACAGCTGGGACTGACACTACAGCATATACACTTCAGTGGTGCCTCCTGTTTATGGCGAAGTACCCACATTTTCAAG ACCGggtccaggaggagctggacaggGTGGTTGGAAGCCGTCAGGTTGGAGTAGAGGACAGGAAGAACCTGCCGTACACTGATGCTGTCATTCATGAGTCACAAAGATTTGCTAACATTGGCCCATTGGCCCTTCCTCACAAAACCAGCCAAGACGTCACCTTCCAGGGCTACTTTATCAAAGAG GGGACTACTGTGTTTCCTCTACTCACTTCTGTCCTGTATGATGAGAGCGAATGGGAGACGCCACACACTTTCAACCCTTCCCACTTCCTGGATAAGGAGGGTAAATTTATCAGGAGAGACGCCTTCATGCCCTTTTCTGCAG GTCGCAGGGCGTGTCTTGGGGAAAGTCTGGCCAGAACGGAGCTGTTCCTCTTCTTCACCTCTCTCCTTCAGCGCTTTCGTTTCACTCCTCCACCTGGAGTCACAGAGGATGAACTGGATCTGACACCAGCTGTTAGCTTGATCCTTAACCCTTTACCTCATGAGCTGTGTGCCGTCAGTCGCCAATGA
- the LOC126405687 gene encoding cytochrome P450 2K1-like has product MADMGSFFLESASITSVLGTVLILLVLYVFFSNFDHERKEPPGPRPLPVLGNLLQLDLKSLHSTLFKLSKKYGSVFTLYFGPKKVVILAGYKTLKEALVNHAVEFGDRYVAHSFNDLTISEHKGILFANGESWKEMRRFALSNLRDYGMGKKTIEEKIIEETQYLFNVFEKHEGKPFSPAEPINCAVSNIICAIVYGNRFEYSDTEFTRMIDRANINLRLTGSPSVQLTNMFPWMTKWVSNRARLRKSAADNREQIKRLIKHSQQTLNVQMCRGFVDSYLAHKQKLEDSGIMDSFYNTDNLVSTTANLFSAGTDTTGTTLRWALLFMAKYPQIQTKVQEELSRVIGGRQVRAEDRMNLPYTDAVIHEIQRLANVLPIAIPHLTSTDVTFQGYFIKKGTIVFPLLTSVLWDENEWETPRTFNPAHFLDKNGMLVKRDAFMPFSAGRRACLGESLARMELFLFFTSLLQRFRFTPPPGVTEDELDLTPAVGFTLNPLPYELCAVSRVK; this is encoded by the exons ATGGCTGATATGGGCAGCTTTTTTCTGGAGTCCGCCAGTATTACCTCTGTACTGGGCACTGTTTTGATTCTACTTGTCTTGTATGTATTTTTCTCCAACTTTGACCATGAAAGAAAGGAGCCTCCAGGACCCAGGCCACTGCCTGTGTTGGGCAATTTGCTGCAGCTGGATCTGAAGTCACTCCACAGTACGCTGTTCAAG CTTTCCAAGAAATATGGATCGGTGTTCACGTTGTATTTCGGACCCAAGAAAGTTGTAATCCTGGCGGGATACAAGACACTGAAGGAGGCACTGGTCAACCATGCTGTGGAGTTTGGAGACAGATATGTTGCTCACTCATTCAATGACTTAACTATCTCAGAAC ATAAAGGAATCTTATTTGCCAACGGGGAGTCGTGGAAAGAAATGAGGCGTTTTGCTCTGAGCAACCTGAGAGACTATGGGATGGGCAAAAAAACGATAGAGGAGAAAATCATTGAGGAGACTCAGTATCTGTTCAACGTGTTTGAAAAGCATGAAG GTAAACCCTTCAGTCCCGCAGAGCCAATAAATTGTGCAGTTTCCAATATCATCTGTGCAATTGTCTATGGCAACAGATTTGAATACAGTGATACAGAGTTTACACGTATGATAGACCGGGCCAATATCAACCTTCGACTTACAGGCTCTCCGTCAGTGCAG TTGACCAACATGTTCCCCTGGATGACCAAATGGGTGAGCAACAGGGCGCGTCTCAGGAAGAGTGCTGCTGATAATAGAGAACAAATAAAGCGGCTGATCAAACATTCACAACAAACTTTAAATGTTCAGATGTGCAGAGGATTTGTGGACTCCTACCTGGCCCATAAACAGAAGCTAGAG GATTCAGGGATTATGGACTCATTCTACAACACAGACAACCTTGTGTCAACTACTGCCAACCTCTTTTCGGCTGGTACTGATACTACAGGAACTACACTGAGATGGGCTCTGTTATTCATGGCCAAGTATCCTCAAATACAAA CCAAAgtccaggaggagctgagcaGGGTGATCGGAGGCCGTCAGGTTCGGGCAGAGGACAGGATGAACCTGCCCTACACTGACGCTGTCATCCACGAGATACAGAGACTGGCCAATGTCCTTCCTATCGCTATCCCTCACCTAACCAGCACAGATGTGACCTTCCAGGGCTATTTTATTAAAAAG GGGACCATTGTGTTTCCTCTTTTAACGTCTGTTCTGTGGGATGAAAATGAGTGGGAGACCCCTCGCACTTTTAATCCCGCCCATTTCTTGGACAAGAATGGGATGCTTGTCAAGAGAGATGCCTTCATGCCTTTCTCTGCAG GTCGCAGGGCGTGTCTGGGAGAAAGCCTGGCTCGGATGGagctcttcctcttcttcacctcCCTCCTCCAGCGCTTTCGTTTCACTCCTCCACCTGGAGTCACAGAGGATGAACTGGATCTGACACCAGCTGTGGGCTTCACTCTCAACCCGTTACCTTATGAGCTGTGTGCCGTCAGCAGGGTCAAATAA